A single window of Eleginops maclovinus isolate JMC-PN-2008 ecotype Puerto Natales chromosome 19, JC_Emac_rtc_rv5, whole genome shotgun sequence DNA harbors:
- the rbm25a gene encoding LOW QUALITY PROTEIN: RNA-binding protein 25 (The sequence of the model RefSeq protein was modified relative to this genomic sequence to represent the inferred CDS: inserted 2 bases in 1 codon), with translation MSYPPPMNRQQIGIPQLPPRIPPPQYAGFAQAVPPGTPMIPVHMGVVTPSPTVLVPTSVSVAHKPMLMKKEPTVRAKDSDDNGGPTTTVFVGNISEKASDMLVRQLLAKCGIVLSWKRVQGASGKLQAFGFCEYKEPESTLRSLRLLHELLLGDKKLLVKVDAKTKSQLDEWKAKKRSANGGAGAGSKNGDDDGDDEDVLDEETLHRDQVVNGAIEVLIREYASELNAPSQDPDSQPRNKKRKEKKEEEDINAMEMEDDKRDLISREISKFRDTHKKLEEEKGKKEKERLEIEKERRERDKERERERERRDREKEKERERERDKERERDRDRERDRERERTKERERTRERERSRDVSEGRSRSRERTREDKKRDREEDEEDVYERRRLERRLRDKEAAYQERLKNWEIRERKKARDYSKETERDDERRREMMKEAKRLKEFLEDYDDDRDDPKYYRGSALQKRLRDREKETELDERDRKREKEEHEEIRQRLLAEGHPDPDAELQRMEEEAERRRQPPLKLEPEEEVVHREKSHRDRDRDRDRDREKRSXLEEEKKSRFPAPPPQQSDDDEEEAMEEDFPDNEDSQEAKPQVKPVMRPITTAPSVSSASGNATPNSPGNESPCGIIIPGENSPEVQPPEELRPKIGLSLKLGATNSPSQLTVGKRKKLATVESVFNKFDEEEADEQPRKRKLVPLDYGDDDKSLGLDGAEMPGAKGSVNTEEKRKHIKSLIEKIPTARPELFSYPLDWTMVDSSLMDRRIKPWINKKIIEYIGEEEATLVDFVCSKVMAHGTPQGILDDVAMVLDEEAEVFIVKMWRLLIYETEAKKIGLAK, from the exons ATGTCGTACCCTCCTCCCATGAACCGCCAGCAGATCGGTATCCCGCAGCTACCCCCCCGGATCCCGCCTCCTCAGTATGCGGGGTTTGCACAGGCTGTCCCCCCAG GTACTCCCATGATCCCGGTTCACATGGGTGTGGTGACCCCCTCACCCACA GTCCTGGTCCCGACCTCAGTGTCTGTAGCACACAAACCGATGCTGATGAAGAAGGAGCCGACTGTCAGAGCCAAGGACTCCGACGACAACGGAGGCCCGACCACCACCGTGTTCGTGGGGAACATCTCTGAAAAGGCTTCTGACATGTTGGTCAGACAGCTGCTAGCG AAATGTGGAATTGTTCTGAGCTGGAAAAGGGTTCAAGGTGCCTCTGGGAAACTTCAAG CGTTCGGGTTCTGTGAGTATAAGGAGCCCGAGTCGACTCTACGGTCGCTCAGACTCCTTCATGAGCTGCTGTTAGGAGACAAAAAGCTGCTGGTGAAGGTCGACGCTAAAACCAAGAGCCAGCTGGATGAGTGGAAGGCCAAGAAGAGGAGCGCCAACGGG GGAGCCGGCGCTGGGTCAAAGAATGGGGACGATGATGGCGATGACGAGGACGTCCTGGACGAGGAGACCCTGCACCGGGACCAGGTGGTGAACGGAGCGATAGAAGTCCTGATCCGAGAGTACGCCAGCGAGCTGAACGCTCCGTCACAGGACCCCGACAGCCAGCCCCGTaacaagaagaggaaagagaagaaagaggag GAGGATATCAATGCCATGGAGATGGAGGATGACAAGAGGGACTTGATTTCCCGAGAGATCAGTaaattcagagacacacacaag AAactggaggaggaaaaagggaagaaggagaaggagcgTCTGGAGAtcgagaaggagaggagggagagggacaaagagcgggagagagagagggaacgCCGCGATcgggagaaggagaaggagagggagagagagagagacaaggagagggagagagaccgGGACCGGGAGAGGGATCGGGAGCGAGAGAGGacgaaggagagagagaggacgcgggagagagagaggagtcgAGATGTCAGCGAAGGTCGCAGCAGGTCCAG AGAGAGGACTCGAGAAGACAAGAAGAGAGACCgtgaggaagacgaggaggacgTCTACGAGCGAAGGAGACTGGAGAGGAGGCTCAGAGACAAGGAGGCCGCTTACCAAGAG CGCCTGAAAAACTGGGAAATCCGGGAGAGGAAGAAGGCGCGCGACTACAGCAAAGAGACGGAGCGGGACGATGAGAGGCGTCGAGAAATG ATGAAGGAAGCCAAAAGGCTGAAAGAGTTCCTTGAAGATTATGACGACGATAGAGACGACCCCAAATACTACAG GGGCAGCGCTCTGCAGAAGAGACTCCGCGACCGGGAGAAGGAGACGGAGCTGGACGAGCGAGACCggaagagggagaaggaggagcaCGAGGAGATCCGACAGAGGCTGCTGGCTGAAGGTCATCCCGACCCGGACGCTGAGCTGCAGAGG atggaggaggaggccGAGCGCCGACGACAGCCTCCTCTCAAACTCGAGCCGGAGGAGGAGGTCGTGCACCGGGAGAAGTCTCACCGGGACCGGGACCGGGACCGGGATCGGGATCGGGAGAAGAGGAG TctggaagaagagaagaagagccGATTCCCCGCGCCCCCCCCGCAGCAATCCGACGACGACGAAGAGGAGGCGATGGAGGAAGACTTCCCCGACAACGAAGACTCGCAGGAGGCCAAGCCGCAGGTCAAACCCGTGATGAGGCCGATCACCACGGCGCCCTCGGTGTCCTCCGCCAGCGGGAACGCCACCCCCAACTCACCCGGCAACGAGTCCCCCTGCGGCATCATCATCCCGGGGGAGAACTCTCCCGAGGTGCAGCCGCCAGAGGAGCTCCGGCCCAAGATAGGCCTCAGCCTCAAACTGG GCGCCACCAACAGCCCCAGCCAGCTGACTGTGGGGAAGCGGAAGAAGCTGGCGACCGTGGAGAGTGTGTTCAACAAGTTTGACGAGGAGGAGGCGGATGAGCAGCCTCGCAAAAGGAAACTGGTTCCTCTGGATTACGGAGACGACGACAAGAGCCTGGGGCTGGACGGGGCCGAGATGCCGGGGGCCAAAGGGAGCGTCAACACGGAGGAGAAACGGAAACACATAAAGAGCCTCATCGAGAAGATCCCCACCGCCAGACCGGAGCTCTTCTCCTACCCGCTGGACTGGACCATGGTGGACTCG TCTCTGATGGATCGCCGCATCAAACCGTGGATCAATAAAAAGATCATAGAATACATCGGAGAGGAGGAGGCGACGCTGGTGGACTTCGTCTGTTCAAAG gtgatGGCTCACGGCACCCCTCAGGGTATTCTTGATGATGTTGCAATG GTTCTGGACGAAGAGGCAGAAGTGTTCATCGTGAAGATGTGGAGGCTGTTGATTTACGAAACGGAGGCCAAGAAGATCGGACTGGCGAAATAA
- the slc39a9 gene encoding zinc transporter ZIP9 yields the protein MDDFSSISLLSLSMLVGCYVAGTIPLAVNFSEEKLKLVTVLGAGLLCGTALAVIIPEGVHALYEEILEGAHHSHGQVGVVEVSEAKGDVDVSAGGKHEHSHEQLHACIGVSLVLGFVFMLLVDQIGSSHMHSSEALDPEAARASSKITTTLGLVVHAAADGVALGAAASTSQTSVQLIVFVAIMLHKAPAAFGLVSFLMHAGLERNRIRKHLLVFALAAPVLAMLTFLGLSQSSKEALSDFNATGVAMLFSAGTFLYVATVHVLPEVGGGGGHSHSPTGGNGGKGLSKVEVGALVLGCLIPLVLSVGHHH from the exons ATGGACGACTTCAGCTCCATCAgcctgctgtctctctccatGTTGGTGGGATGTTATGTGGCAGGAACCATTCCTCTGGCTGTCAACTTCTCAGAG gagaaGCTGAAGCTGGTGACGGTGCTGGGAGCCGGGCTGCTGTGTGGCACCGCGCTGGCTGTCATCATTCCTGAGGGCGTCCACGCACTTTATGAAGAAATACTTGAAG GAGCTCACCACAGCCACGGCCAGGTGGGAGTGGTGGAGGTGTCGGAGGCGAAGGGTGACGTTGACGTGAGTGCCGGCGGGAAACACGAGCACAGCCACGAGCAGCTGCACGCCTGCATCGGGGTCTCTCTGGTGCTCGGCTTCGTCTTCATGCTGCTGGTGGACCAGATCGGCAGCTCTCACATGCACAGCAGCGAAG CTTTAGATCCAGAGGCAGCGAGGGCCTCCTCAAAGATCACCACCACCCTGGGGCTGGTGGTCCACGCTGCAG CTGACGGAGTGGCTCTGGGCGCCGCCGCCTCCACCTCTCAGACCAGCGTCCAGCTCATCGTGTTCGTAGCCATCATGCTGCACAAG GCCCCCGCTGCGTTCGGCCTCGTGTCCTTCCTGATGCACGCCGGTCTGGAGAGGAACCGGATCCGGAAACATCTGCTGGTGTTCGCCCTCGCTGCGCCCGTCCTCGCCATGCTCACCTTCCTCGGCCTCAGCCAG AGCAGTAAGGAGGCGCTGTCCGACTTCAACGCCACCGGAGTGGCCATGCTGTTCTCCGCCGGCACCTTCCTGTACGTGGCCACCGTGCACGTCCTCCCCGAGGTGGGCGGCGGCGGGGGCCACAGCCACTCTCCCACGGGGGGGAACGGAGGCAAGGGACTGAGCAAGGTGGAGGTGGGAGCGCTGGTGCTGGGCTGCCTCATCCCGCTGGTGCTGTCCGTCGGGCACCACCATTAG